A single Rhopalosiphum padi isolate XX-2018 chromosome 4, ASM2088224v1, whole genome shotgun sequence DNA region contains:
- the LOC132928889 gene encoding uncharacterized protein LOC132928889 has product MSMKNIFELSELNKNELTCMIEAVKIELHENMEKFEDILKDTSRNDNFLLEKQINTCFELQCKIDDYSEKLKEMELTDDYLESANTVIDFISNIPNIVSDLGPESLVVVTSEKVGMQYIKLLHDLSVKNVIITTIRALTTGEVNVTLGNVKTALVDGSEAEYRKFVGSETVRLVITDHVPADRLFRVLGDVHRNQCFAMIRTNGDGSGDEDNNKNLISCGNRQSTWVQCSFWSGRGKNLEIGIISFETGTKGIRVSDYGTICLFRTTERSVMRGVIKEESSDKNLVSGLSIAWILGRGIFLELVTEA; this is encoded by the exons atgtcaatgaaaaatatttttgagttatcggaattaaataaaaacgaacTCACTTGTATGATTGAAGCTGTTAAAATCGAGTTACACGAAAACATGGAGAAATTTGAGGATATTTTGAAG GATACATCACGAAACGACAATTTCCTGTTGGAAAAACAAATCAATACGTGTTTTGAATTGCAGTGCAAAATCGACGATTATTCAGAAAAACTCAAGGAAATGGAATTAACGGATGATTACTTG GAGTCGGCAAACACAGtgattgattttatttcaaacatcCCTAACATCGTAAGCGATTTGGGACCTGAATCATTGGTCGTGGTTACGTCTGAAAAAGTCGGAATGCAGTACATAAAATTACTACA TGATTTATCAGTGAAGAATGTCATCATCACCACGATCAGGGCGTTGACGACGGGCGAAGTGAACGTGACTTTGGGCAACGTGAAGACCGCGCTTGTCGACGGATCTGAAGCAGAATACCGGAAGTTCGTCGGTAGCGAAACCGTGCGGTTGGTCATAACAGACCACGTACCGGCTGATCGGCTGTTCCGCGTATTGGGTGACGTTCACCGTAACCAGTGTTTTGCGATGATTCGAACGAATGGCGATGGCAGTGGTGATGAggataataataagaatttaatatc GTGTGGAAATCGGCAGAGCACATGGGTCCAATGTTCATTTTGGAGCGGTCGAGGAAAAAATCTTGAGATCGGCATCATCTCTTTCGAGACTGGAACT AAAGGTATCAGAGTATCGGACTATGGAACAATCTGTTTATTTAGAACAACTGAAAGGAGCGTAATGAGGGGAGTGATTAAAGAGGAAAGTTCAGATAAAAATTTAGTTAGTGGATTATCAATTGCGTGGATATTGGGTAGAGGTATATTTTTGGAGTTAGTAACGGAGGCGTAA